The genomic window CTTGTTCTGGCTTGCGCATCGCCGGCCCTTGCGCAGACTTCGCCGCTAACGCGCGCCGAAAGCAGCGGATACACGCGCACATCCTCGTGGGCCGACGTCAACGCGTTCCTGAAAGCGCTGCAGCTCCAGCACGCGCCGATAACCGTGCAGACGATTGGCAAGAGCGCCAAGGGTAAGGCGATCCCACTTGTCGTGGTGTCGCAGCCACCAGTTCGGAATGTTGAGCAGGCTCGCGCTTCCGGCCGACTTGTGGTCTATATAGAAGCGAATATACACGCTGGGGAGGTTGAGGGCAAGGAAGCCGTACAGATTCTGATGAGGCAGCTTGCGCATGGCAAGCATCCGAACCTGCTCCGCAAGTTGGTGCTGGTCATCACGCCGATCTATAACATAGATGGTAACGATGCTTTCGGACCTGAGAGTGTCAACCGTTCGGAGCAAGACGGTCCCGAGATCGTCGGACAGCGTGCAAATGGCCAGGGACTCGATCTCAATCGCGATTGCATCAAAGCCGAGTCGCCTGAGATGCGCGCCGCGCTAAAGTACATCTACACACGCTGGAATCCCGATGCCGTGCTCGACCTGCACACTACCGACGGCACTCGCCACGGATTTACGTTGACCTATGCGCCGGCCGTGGATCCGAATACCGACCCGCGTGTGATGCACTACATGCGCGGCATCTTGCTGCCGGAAGTACGTCGCGAACTGGCGCGCAGAAAGATGCTGCTCTTCGATTATGGCGATGCCGTGAACCGCAACGGCACTCTGCGATGGGAGACTTTTGAGCCGGGTCCACGTTATGTGACGAACTATGCCGGCGCGATCGACCGTATCTCCGTGCTCTCTGAGGCCGTCTGCTTTCTACCGTTCAAAGAGCGAGTTCGTACCACCCTGGTCTTCATCACACAGGTACTTGATCACCTGGCAGCCGACGCCACCCATATCCGGACCATGCTGGATGCTGCCGATGCGCGCGCCCGAAGGTTGGGGCAAACCGGTACCAATCAGCTCGGTGTGCGATTTGCCATGGCGAGCCGCGGTATCGAGCCGGTACCGTTGGAAGCCTTGCCGCCTGGGGTTGCACCGATTCGAAACCGCCCTGTAACGCGTGTTCGGCAGGTCGCAATGCCAATCTATGATCGCTTCCGCGTCACACAGTCGGAGACCGTGCCCGAATTCTACGTGCTGCCGCGGGCCGAAAGCGCCGTAGCGCAACTGCTTCGACTCCACGGCGTCCGCGTCGTGCGCCTGAAATCAGCCTGGACCGGAACGATTCAGCAGTTTTGGCCCACCGCCGTTACCGAGGCCGATCGCCCGTACCAGGGCCACCGCATGCTCCAGGTGGATGGCGGGTGGCGCAGCGCCGAGAAACAGGTTGACGCAGGCTCGTGGCTCATTCCGATGAACCAGCGACTGGCTCGCCTCATTTTCGAGATGCTGGAGCCGGAAAACGCAGACAGTGTGGTGGGGTGGAACCTGCTTCACTCAGCTCCCGAGGTGGGCGCTCCGTGCTCCATCGAGCGAATTATGGCCGGCAGCGGCGTGCTGCCGCCCATTTCAGATTAAGCCAACCCCTCGCAGTAAGGAACCCAACATGAGTCGCCCGTCCGTCAGCCCCATAGGCATCGCTGCGCTTTCTCTGTTTGCTCTTGCCGGCGCCGGCCCGGGTCACCAGCGATTTCGAATGCCTACCGCCGGGCTACCGCCGGCAATGGTGCAGTACTTTGCGCATTCGGCCGGCATTTTCGGCGGCCTGGCTCAGGGCCGCGTGAACAGCACATGGGAGGAGGGCGGCAAGGTACTGCAGTACGATGCGGATGGCCAAACCGTCCGGCTGGATGTTACGACGATGCAGCCGGCGGCGCCAGCCCCCGCCCAGCCAGCTGCCGGCGGCCCGCCTCAACGTGGAGCGCGTCGCGGCAGGCAAGTTACGGAAACGGCATCGCCGGACGGTGTTTGGAAAGCCACGTACCGCGCCGGAAACGTCTACATCGCCAAAGCGGATGGAACCGGTGAGCGTCCGGTTACCACCGACGGCAGCCCGGAACGGCGCGTTTTATATGGAACCGCCTGTTGGGTCTACGGCGAGGAGTTGGAACAGACCTCCGCGATGTGGTGGTCGCCGGACAGCAGCATGTTGGCTTACTACAAGTTTGATGAGCGCAAACAACTTGACTACTACACGGTGCGTGATCAACTGCGGCGGCAGGACTCGCTCAACGTGGAACCGTACCCCTTGCCCGGCGCCCCGAACCCGGAGCCCACACTGTACGTGTTCAGCCTGGCCACCGGCAAGTCTGTAAAGCTGGATGTGCGAAGCGGCCAGCCTTTTACCGATGCCGTGATGGGCCATTACGTTTACAGCATAACCTGGCGGGCCAACAGTAAGGAGTTGCTGTTCTTACGCACGAACCGACTGCAGAACCACCTGCAGTTGATGGCAGCAAGCCCTGCCACCGGCACCTGCCGTGTTGTGGTGGATGAGCAGTGGCCGAAGAGCTGGGTCGAAAACTGGCCCCAGATGGTGATGCTGAGGGATGGTCACCACTTCCTGTGGGTCTCGTCGCGGAGCGGCTTCAGCAACATCTACGAGTACGACCTCGACGCGCCGGGCTTTACGCAGGTAACGCACAATGGCTTCGACCTCGACAAGATCCTGCTTGCCGACGAGGCGCACGGCGTTATCTGGTACACCGCTTTTGATGGCGCCATACCGCTCAACCGGCAGCTGCACCGGGTGGAGTTCAACGGCACCGGCGATCGTCGCGTTACCGATGCAATGCTGAACCACCACGTCACGGTGGCGCCGGACGGCGAGCACTTTGTGGATCAGGCCGAATCGATTACGGCTGCCCCGTTCACAGAGCTGTGCTCCGCTGCCGGTGCGCCGCTGAAGCGCCTCGGCTCCGCACAAACCGCCGCGATGAAGAGCGCCGGGGTACTGCCCGCGAAACTCTTCTCGTTCATCGGGCCTACCGGCTCGACAACGCTCTACGGCACTCTCGAGTTTCCACCGGGCTTCAATCCCGCCCGGAAGTATCCGCTGCTCGTTAGCGTCTACGGAGGACCGCTGCCCAGCAATTGGGGCCGCAGTGGACCGCGGAGCGTCTACACGGCGCCAACGCCGATGACTGCTTTGGGCTACATCGTGGCGACCATCGAAACACACAGTGAAAACTGGCGCGGTAAAGCCTTCAGCGATGCCATCTACCAGCACATGGGCGTGACCGAGATAGACGACCAGGCGGCCGGAGTGCGGTATCTGGATACGCTTCCGTATATCGACGCAACCCGCGTTGGCATCTTTGGCACATCGTACGGCGGATATGCTTCCGTCATGTGCATCCTGCGTTATCCCAACCTCTTCCAGGCCGCGTCGGCATCGTCGCCACCCACAGACTGGCACTTATACGATTCCACATACACGGAGCGGTACATGGGCATTCCGCCGGCGGCCAATTCCGCATACGATGCAGGCTCCGCCATGACCTACGCCGGCAACCTCAAAGGGCATTTGCAAATCTATTTCGGCACAGCAGATAACAACGTGCATCCGGCGAACTCCCTACGGCTTATCGCCAAACTGCGCTCGCTGAACAAACCGTTCGAGATGATGCTCGGTCCGGACGAGGGGCACTCATTTATCGGAATGCCGGCAATGGTCTCCTTCTTTGACAGATGGCTCAAGCCGACCGGTTAACAGTGGGTGACGCCCGGTTGATCAGCTGGCGGTAACGCTTCGGCCATCGGGCAGGGCCAGGCGGCGCGACCCGGCATATCCGCGCAGGTATACTTGTGCCTCATGGCGGCGAATCGCGAAACGCTGTATTGAACACCCTGATCGTTATTCCTACCTATAATGAGGCGCTGAACCTGTCGGAGTTGATGGAGCGTATCGTACGGGCAAATGCCGGCGGTGACGTGCTGATTGTGGATGATAACAGCCCGGACGGAACGGCCAGGCTGGCAAACTCCATCTTCGAGGAGTCAGGTGCGCTCCAGGCCTCGCATGTACTCGTGCGCAACGGTCGTCGCGGACTCGGTAAGGCGTATCTCGATGGATTCCGCTTCGCGCTCGACCGCGGCTACGACTGTGTGGTTCAGATGGACGCCGATCTCTCGCACGATCCCGCGGCACTGCCGACGCTGATCCTCGCGGCGCAGACCAGTGACGTCGTGATTGGCTCGCGATACTGTGCCGGAGGCAGCCTGACGGAATGGCCGGTGCACCGCAGACTGCTGTCACGCTTTGCGGAGGCATATGTGCGCCTCATCACCGGCGTTCGCATCGCGGACGCCACCTCCGGCTACCGCTGCTGGACCCGGCGCGCGCTCACAGCCGTTGAGTTGGATACGATGCGTTCGGAGGGCTACAGCTTTCAGGTGGAGCTTACCTGGCGCGCCGTACGCGCCGGCCTCGCGGTGGCTGAAACGCCGATCCGGTTTACGGACCGTCGGCGTGGTACGTCGAAACTTACCGGCCGTGTGCTCTTCGAGTCGGCGCTGATGCCCTGGAGGCTCAGGCTCGGTCACTGGCGACCCGCGAAGCCTTCCGAACCGCACGACAGTGCCTCGCAATCGCGTTGTGTTTGATGAAAGGCAGTATAACAATGAAGCGCATCTACAACTTCAGCGCCGGGCCTGCCGTGCTCCCGGAGTCGGTTTTAGCCGAGGCGGCTGCGGCCGTTCGCGAAATCGGTGACTCGGGCATGTCGATCCTTGAAGTAAGTCACCGCGGCAAGGTCTACGATCCGATCCACGAGGAGGCCTCGGCCGCGATCCTGCGGGTTCTCGGGCTGGACGAAACCGAATATCAGCCGCTGTTTCTGGGCGGCGGCGCAAGCCTGCAGTTTGCGATGGTGCCAATGAACTTTTTGGCGGACGGGCAGACAGCCGACTATGTCGATACCGGCACCTGGGCCATAAAAGCTATAGATGACGCCAAGCTCTACGGTCAAGTGAACATTGCCGCCTCATCCTCCAATAAGCGCTACAGCTACGTGCCCCGGAATCTGAAGCTGACGCCAAATGCGCGGTACCTGCACATTACGACGAACAACACGATAGAAGGAACGGAATGGCCTGCGCCGCCGAAGGCGGTCTCCGTTCCGCTCGTGGCCGATATGTCATCCGACATCTTCGCGCGCGATCTCAACTACTCGGCCTACGACCTCATCTACGCCGGAGCGCAGAAAAACGCTGGGCCGGCAGGCGTAACCCTCGTCGTTATCCGCAAATCGTTCCTAGCGCAGGCAAACTCCGGCCTGCCCGCAATGCTCTCTTATGCGACGCATGCAAAGGGAAAGTCGCTGTACAACACACCGCCGGTATTTGGCGTTTATGTTGTCGGGCTGGTGCTCAAGTGGATTGAGGAGCAGGGGGGGATTGCTGCGATCGAGGCGCGCAACCGCGAAAAGGCCGATATCATCTATGCCGCCCTCGACGAGTTTCCGCACATGTATGAGCCTGCCGTTACTCAGAAATCCGACCGGTCGCTCATGAATATCACCTTCCGGATGCGAAACCCCGATCTCGAACCCCTGTTTCTCGACGGCGCCCGGGAGCGCAGGATGGAGGGCTTGAAGGGGCACCGTTCCGTGGGAGGAATCCGTGCATCTGTCTACAACGCCTTCCCGCTGGAGGGATGCTACGCGCTGGCTGAGTATCTGGGCGTATTCGCGGCGCGCCACGCATAGGTGGTTGTGCCGTGCCGCCCGCGGAATCGGCCCGGGAGCGGTGTCTAACGCGTCATTGGCGCCGGCGCCGATGGGTTCGTCACAGTGATCGTGGCGGTATGTTGCGCATTTCATACGGGTATGTTATGATGAAGCGCGCTGTTCCGGCACCCATTGCACCAGGCCGGCGCCGATAACCGGTGCGTGACCAAACAGTGGGTCACAATCTCACCAAAGGGCTATTCTGTATGCCTCGCTGCTCTACGTGGCGCACTGTGCGCGCCACGCGCTGCAATTCGGCCGTCTTCGGCGCAATGCTCGCCGTCACGGGCTTGTTACTGTCGCGCCACGCATGTGCGGATGTGGCGGCGCCGCTGCAGAAGGCGTATCGAACATTCTATGGTTTCGTACAGCCTTCCAGGCTCCGGAGCGCGGTCGATACGCTCACCTCGTTTGGTTCACGCGTGGCAGGGTACCCGGGCGACCAACTTGCGGGCGACTGGGTCCTCGGCCAATTCAAGCAGTTAGGCCTTCAGAAGGTAACCACCGATCGCTTCACCGTTACGGTGCCTTGGGATACCAGCGTGGAAGGCGGAAACCATGGCGCCTGGGCCGAGGTGGCTGGAGGCGGGTTGCCCGGTCTCAAATCGGGGCAGCACCTCGCTATACACCCGCTCTGGCCCAACCTTGTGCGCACCTCTACGCTGCCGGCCGGCGGCCTTACGGGCCCGCTGATCTATGCGGGCAACGGCACGCTCTCCAACTTTAACGGGCAGTCGGTCGTCGGCGCTATCGTTCTTGTCGACTTTAACTGCCAGTCGCAGTGGCTCAACGCGCCGCGCTTAGGCGCCAAAGCGGTCATCTTTGTCGCGCCGCCAACAACCATGCGCGGGCAGGCCGAGGCGAAGTTTATCTCCATACCGATCGCGATTCCGCGGTTCTGGATCAGCCCAGGGGAGGCCGCTCCACTTCTGGCTGCTGCGGCAAGCGGCCGGCCACCTACGGTAACCCTGCACTGCAACATGCCATGGGTGCAGCGCACGTGCCGCAACTTTACGGGTGTTATCCCGGGCACAAATCCGGCGATGCGCAACCAGGTCATCGTTGTCCAGGCCTACTACGATTCCACCTCGATTGTGCCTGCCGAAGCGCCCGGCGCCGAATCCAGCTGCGGCATGGCGGCGATGCTGGAGATCATCCGCGCGTTCAAGGCGCATCCGCCGGCGCGTACCATGATGTTTGTTGCCACAAGCGCCCACTTTCAGGCGCTGCAGGGCATCCGCGAGTACGTCAACCAGCACATGGACCAGTGGGTCCCGCCAGGATGGCTTTACGCCACCTGGCGCCGGTTGACCGGGCATCCCGTTAAACGCAAGGCCACCAACATCTACCTCTGGTGCGGGCTCGATCTCACCAGCCACAGCCAGTCTTTTGGCATCTTCTACAAGGGCTGGTTCTACGATTACCGCAACGACATTCAGGGCCGGTTCAGCGACATTGCCCGCGTCTGCCGTGAAAACGCGGACCTGGTTGGTCAGACTATCGGCTTCGACTCCACCCAGTATTTCGACGACGGCGTCAACTCGGTCAACGGCAAAAACTGGCGCAACTACATACCGGGCAAGCCGGCGTTCGACTCAGAGGCGGTAACGGTCGCGGGTGGTAACGGCGTTACGTTTGCCACAACCAACGACAGTCGCCCGCTCGTTGATACGCCGTTCGACACGGCCGACCGCGTTAACGTGGCGAACCTCGCGCGCCAGGTAAAACTGCTGACGTGCCTGCTCTGGCACATCGTCACGGATACCAATGCCCCGGGAGACATCAACGCGCAACGTATGCCGATCACCGATCCGTCCAGCTGGTCGCGGCTGGCGCTGGAAGGCGGTTTCGCCACGGTTCAGGGCCGCGTGGAGCTGTTCAATCCAAACCGGTCGTTCATTGCGTCACCAGACCCGAACCTGGCCGGCAGTCTGGTCGTGATCCACAACCGCACCAAGTCGTTTATGGGCGTTCGAGGCAGCATGGTGCAAATGGTGGTGCATCATGATAACTTCTTTGCGTTTCACGGTGTGGCGCCGCTTACTGCATACGGCTACAACAAGCCGGTCTCCCTGTCGGCATACCATCTGAATGCCGATGGCGACATCGATTATGCTCCAGATCTGGGGCCCAGCGGCGCGCAAACCGTACCGCTGGATGTTCTGGTTACGACCTCCGTGGAAGAGAGCCCGATCATTCTGTTCCGTTGCGTGCCGACCGCCATTTACGATCTGGTCGACCAGCAATCCCTTAAGGCCCTCATTGGCGTAAATGTGTACGATGGCGAAACGGATGGGTCGCCGCGGATGTACGGGTTTGCTATCGATCCTCAGGATGCCAACCTCGTGGGCAGTTATGTGGAAGACGTTGCGGTCCTCTTCTCACAGCCTGGTACGCGGCTCAAGATCGCCATGGATAGCGGCCCGGGAGCAACGCGGCTTCTGCTCATTAACGCCATCTACGACCCGAAGCACCCCAATCGCGGTTTTCCCGAAGGAATCGGCTACCTGACCGCCGGCACGGCTACCGTGGATATGGGCAACGGAAAGGAGCTCGCCCGGCCCGTCGGATTCGATCCGTCGGTGGAGATAGCGCGTGGTGGCGCAATCTACAACACGGCTCTGCACGTGGCCGAAGACATGTGGAAGCTGGATGACTGGCGGATGCGCCGCCTCGCCAAGTACCGGATTCTCAATATGAGCAGCCCGGAAGGCATAACCGGGCTGCACCAACAGGCTGCTCAGGCTATCGCTGAGGCCAAACAGGCCTACAAGGTCAAGGACTGGGAGACCTTCGACGCCCGGTCTCGCAATGCATGGGCGTACGAAAGCCGGGCCTATCCCGAGGTGCAGCAGATCGCTTCCGACGTGGTTCAGGGTGTGCTGTTCTACCTGGCCCTGCTCATGCCGTTCTCATACTTTCTGGAACGGCTGATGTTTGGTTACTACGACCTGAAGCGTCGAATAACGGCCTCCGCTGTTATTTTTCTTGCTATCTTCGCAATTTTCCGGTACATCCATCCGGCTTTCGACATCACGATGAATCCGATGATCGTTCTGCTCGCGTTTATCATGCTCGCACTATCGTGCATCGTGATGGCGTTGGTCGTCGGTAAATTTGAGGAAGAGCTGAAGAAGATGAACCGCAGCGTAACCGGCATTCACCGCGCCGATATCGCTCGCTTCTCGGTGGCCATGGCCGCCTTCAGTCTAGGCGTCTCCAATATGCGTCGGCGCAAGGCGCGTACCTTCCTTACCTGCACCACGCTCGTTCTGTTGACGTTCATCATGCTCTCGTTCACGTCGGTGGTCCAGACGATGCGCTTCAACAAGGTGCCGGCGCCCTCGGACTACGGACCACGCTATAACGGCATCATGATCCGGACCGCAATGTGGGATCCGCTGGAAGACCCGGCATACCGTTTGCTGAACGACGAATACGGCTCCAAACACGCGGTGGCGCCGCGCGCATGGTTCTACGGAACGCAGGCGGGCGAGCAGTCGTTCCTTACGCTTCAGCGTGCCGACCGGTCGTATGATGCCCGCGCGCTCGTGGGCATGACACCCGCAGAGGCAAGCATTACGCGCCCGCAGGATGCGCTTGAAACGGACGCTAGCGGCAAGGTGATGGGCCGGTGGTTTGAGCCGGGCGACACGTATACGATGATCCTGCCGGATTCGATTGCTGAAGCCCTGCGCATCGATCCACGCGATGTCGGAAAGGCGCGAGTGACGTACAGCGGCGTGCAGTATACCGTGATTGGAATCCTGGACTCCCAAAAGCTAAAACGCTACAGAGACCTCGACAATGAGACGCTGACGCCGGTCGACTTCATTACGATGAACAAGACCTCCTCATCGAGCAGTGGCGGGGCCGCAGGACAAGGCTTCAAGGAGTATACGCACCTCGATCCCGGCAGCGTGTTCTTCATCCCATACCATACGGCGCTGGATCTCGGCGCCGAAATCCGATCCATCGCCATCGACTTCGGTAATCCGAAAGAGGTCGCGGCCAAGCTTGATCCACTGATGCGGCGCATCGGCCTGAACATCTATGCCGGGCGGATTACGCGTCCGAATGCACCAATCCCGCGTGACCGTGGCGTTATCGAGCGGTACAGTTCACTGGAGACAACATCCTCACGCGGCCTGGAACTCGTATTCTTTCCGATCTGCATCGCGGCGCTTATTGTGCTGAACACGATGTTGAACTCGGTATTCGAGCGGATCAAGGAGATCCACATTTTCTCCTCCATCGGCCTCGCTCCATCGCACATCGGGATGCTCTTCATAGCAGAAGCTCTGGTGTACGCGGTACTCGGATCTGTGGCGGGCTACCTGTTGGGGCAGCTCACCAGCAAGCTGCTGGTATGGACGGGCTGGCTGCCGGATCTCTATCTGAACTTCTCGAGTATGAGCGCGGTTATGACAACCGTCGTCGTGGTTGCGGTTGTGCTTCTCTCAACGCTCTATCCGGCCCGCCGTGCTGCCGACGTGGCCACGCCTGCCATCGAGCGCACATGGCGCGTGCCGGAGCCGCAGGGCGATGACTGGGTGATTCCCATGCCGTTCGCCGTTACCGGTGCGCAGGCGGCCGGGCTCAACTCATTCCTTTCTGAGTGGTTCAGCGCCTATGAGGAGTACAGCATCGGCGATTTCGTAACCCAGGGCGTTGAAGAAGAGGAGTTTGACAGCGAGCACGGCAACGCCTGGCGCATCAAGTGCATGACCTGGCTGGCGCCGTTTGACCTCGGTGTATCGCAGAGGGTTGCCATCGAGACCGCACCGTCCGACACGGCGGACGTGTACGCAATACGCCTGCTGATCCACCGTGAGTCGGGCGATATCAGTAACTGGAAGCGCGTGAACCGCCGATTCCTGAATACCCTGCGGAAGCAGTTCCTGATCTGGCGCACTCTCAAGCATGCTGAGCGCGACAAGTATCTGCAGGAAGCTGCGGCCCCAGCCGCGATCGATCCGAACCCGGCGCCGGCAGTATAGCCGCCGCATAGCCTTACGCCAGTCGTTTGGAAAGGAGCCGCATCCAGCGTGGCCGATTCCGAAATCAGTCAGGTTCGGGAACAGACCGAAGCCCAATCGGCCGAGGAGGGGCATCTACCCACCGAGGTCACGTTTGAGGAAGGCTTCAGCGCCAAAACCGTTGTTGGCGCGCTGTTCGTCGGCTTTATCATGCTGCCCGGCGCGCTCTACCTGGGGCTCATTGCCGGAACGTCGCTTGGTTCTGCGGCAGAGTGGGTCACCATCGTCCTCTTCGCGGAGATCATGCGCCGGTCGTTCCTGCCGATGAAGCGGCAGGAGATTTACATCCTCTTTTACATCGCGGCTTCACTCACCGGGCTCGATACCAGCAAGGGGCTTTCGGGTGGGCAATTCGCCGGCCTCATCTGGAACCAGTACTTCGTTCAGTCGCCAAACGCCGCCATGGTATCGCGGCAGATTCCACACTGGGTCGTTCCGCCGGCCGGTTCGCCGGCCCTGCTGCACCGTACGTTCTTTGACCATGCCTGGCTGATTCCCATCGCGCTTATGCTGCTCGTCGACCTGCTGGGTCGGGTGAACAGCCTGTGCGCCGGGTACTTCCTGTTTCGCGTTACCTCCGACATCGAACGCCTGCCGTTTCCCATGGCGCCTATTGCGGCATCCGGAGCCACCGCGCTGGCGGAGGCAGCGAGCAAGGAGGAGAGCTGGCGATGGCGCGTGTTCAGCGTTGGTACGGTCATCGGGCTCGTATTCAGCGTGTTTTATATCGCCATCCCGGTATTCACCGGCGTGGCGTTCGGGAAGGCGTGGACGCTGCTGCCGATCCCATTCCTCGACCTCACCCGCAACACCGAGT from Armatimonadota bacterium includes these protein-coding regions:
- a CDS encoding succinylglutamate desuccinylase/aspartoacylase family protein; the protein is MRAANHGPMFRTPYLLFCLVLACASPALAQTSPLTRAESSGYTRTSSWADVNAFLKALQLQHAPITVQTIGKSAKGKAIPLVVVSQPPVRNVEQARASGRLVVYIEANIHAGEVEGKEAVQILMRQLAHGKHPNLLRKLVLVITPIYNIDGNDAFGPESVNRSEQDGPEIVGQRANGQGLDLNRDCIKAESPEMRAALKYIYTRWNPDAVLDLHTTDGTRHGFTLTYAPAVDPNTDPRVMHYMRGILLPEVRRELARRKMLLFDYGDAVNRNGTLRWETFEPGPRYVTNYAGAIDRISVLSEAVCFLPFKERVRTTLVFITQVLDHLAADATHIRTMLDAADARARRLGQTGTNQLGVRFAMASRGIEPVPLEALPPGVAPIRNRPVTRVRQVAMPIYDRFRVTQSETVPEFYVLPRAESAVAQLLRLHGVRVVRLKSAWTGTIQQFWPTAVTEADRPYQGHRMLQVDGGWRSAEKQVDAGSWLIPMNQRLARLIFEMLEPENADSVVGWNLLHSAPEVGAPCSIERIMAGSGVLPPISD
- a CDS encoding DPP IV N-terminal domain-containing protein; this translates as MSRPSVSPIGIAALSLFALAGAGPGHQRFRMPTAGLPPAMVQYFAHSAGIFGGLAQGRVNSTWEEGGKVLQYDADGQTVRLDVTTMQPAAPAPAQPAAGGPPQRGARRGRQVTETASPDGVWKATYRAGNVYIAKADGTGERPVTTDGSPERRVLYGTACWVYGEELEQTSAMWWSPDSSMLAYYKFDERKQLDYYTVRDQLRRQDSLNVEPYPLPGAPNPEPTLYVFSLATGKSVKLDVRSGQPFTDAVMGHYVYSITWRANSKELLFLRTNRLQNHLQLMAASPATGTCRVVVDEQWPKSWVENWPQMVMLRDGHHFLWVSSRSGFSNIYEYDLDAPGFTQVTHNGFDLDKILLADEAHGVIWYTAFDGAIPLNRQLHRVEFNGTGDRRVTDAMLNHHVTVAPDGEHFVDQAESITAAPFTELCSAAGAPLKRLGSAQTAAMKSAGVLPAKLFSFIGPTGSTTLYGTLEFPPGFNPARKYPLLVSVYGGPLPSNWGRSGPRSVYTAPTPMTALGYIVATIETHSENWRGKAFSDAIYQHMGVTEIDDQAAGVRYLDTLPYIDATRVGIFGTSYGGYASVMCILRYPNLFQAASASSPPTDWHLYDSTYTERYMGIPPAANSAYDAGSAMTYAGNLKGHLQIYFGTADNNVHPANSLRLIAKLRSLNKPFEMMLGPDEGHSFIGMPAMVSFFDRWLKPTG
- a CDS encoding polyprenol monophosphomannose synthase, with translation MNTLIVIPTYNEALNLSELMERIVRANAGGDVLIVDDNSPDGTARLANSIFEESGALQASHVLVRNGRRGLGKAYLDGFRFALDRGYDCVVQMDADLSHDPAALPTLILAAQTSDVVIGSRYCAGGSLTEWPVHRRLLSRFAEAYVRLITGVRIADATSGYRCWTRRALTAVELDTMRSEGYSFQVELTWRAVRAGLAVAETPIRFTDRRRGTSKLTGRVLFESALMPWRLRLGHWRPAKPSEPHDSASQSRCV
- the serC gene encoding 3-phosphoserine/phosphohydroxythreonine transaminase; the protein is MKRIYNFSAGPAVLPESVLAEAAAAVREIGDSGMSILEVSHRGKVYDPIHEEASAAILRVLGLDETEYQPLFLGGGASLQFAMVPMNFLADGQTADYVDTGTWAIKAIDDAKLYGQVNIAASSSNKRYSYVPRNLKLTPNARYLHITTNNTIEGTEWPAPPKAVSVPLVADMSSDIFARDLNYSAYDLIYAGAQKNAGPAGVTLVVIRKSFLAQANSGLPAMLSYATHAKGKSLYNTPPVFGVYVVGLVLKWIEEQGGIAAIEARNREKADIIYAALDEFPHMYEPAVTQKSDRSLMNITFRMRNPDLEPLFLDGARERRMEGLKGHRSVGGIRASVYNAFPLEGCYALAEYLGVFAARHA
- a CDS encoding M28 family peptidase, whose translation is MRDQTVGHNLTKGLFCMPRCSTWRTVRATRCNSAVFGAMLAVTGLLLSRHACADVAAPLQKAYRTFYGFVQPSRLRSAVDTLTSFGSRVAGYPGDQLAGDWVLGQFKQLGLQKVTTDRFTVTVPWDTSVEGGNHGAWAEVAGGGLPGLKSGQHLAIHPLWPNLVRTSTLPAGGLTGPLIYAGNGTLSNFNGQSVVGAIVLVDFNCQSQWLNAPRLGAKAVIFVAPPTTMRGQAEAKFISIPIAIPRFWISPGEAAPLLAAAASGRPPTVTLHCNMPWVQRTCRNFTGVIPGTNPAMRNQVIVVQAYYDSTSIVPAEAPGAESSCGMAAMLEIIRAFKAHPPARTMMFVATSAHFQALQGIREYVNQHMDQWVPPGWLYATWRRLTGHPVKRKATNIYLWCGLDLTSHSQSFGIFYKGWFYDYRNDIQGRFSDIARVCRENADLVGQTIGFDSTQYFDDGVNSVNGKNWRNYIPGKPAFDSEAVTVAGGNGVTFATTNDSRPLVDTPFDTADRVNVANLARQVKLLTCLLWHIVTDTNAPGDINAQRMPITDPSSWSRLALEGGFATVQGRVELFNPNRSFIASPDPNLAGSLVVIHNRTKSFMGVRGSMVQMVVHHDNFFAFHGVAPLTAYGYNKPVSLSAYHLNADGDIDYAPDLGPSGAQTVPLDVLVTTSVEESPIILFRCVPTAIYDLVDQQSLKALIGVNVYDGETDGSPRMYGFAIDPQDANLVGSYVEDVAVLFSQPGTRLKIAMDSGPGATRLLLINAIYDPKHPNRGFPEGIGYLTAGTATVDMGNGKELARPVGFDPSVEIARGGAIYNTALHVAEDMWKLDDWRMRRLAKYRILNMSSPEGITGLHQQAAQAIAEAKQAYKVKDWETFDARSRNAWAYESRAYPEVQQIASDVVQGVLFYLALLMPFSYFLERLMFGYYDLKRRITASAVIFLAIFAIFRYIHPAFDITMNPMIVLLAFIMLALSCIVMALVVGKFEEELKKMNRSVTGIHRADIARFSVAMAAFSLGVSNMRRRKARTFLTCTTLVLLTFIMLSFTSVVQTMRFNKVPAPSDYGPRYNGIMIRTAMWDPLEDPAYRLLNDEYGSKHAVAPRAWFYGTQAGEQSFLTLQRADRSYDARALVGMTPAEASITRPQDALETDASGKVMGRWFEPGDTYTMILPDSIAEALRIDPRDVGKARVTYSGVQYTVIGILDSQKLKRYRDLDNETLTPVDFITMNKTSSSSSGGAAGQGFKEYTHLDPGSVFFIPYHTALDLGAEIRSIAIDFGNPKEVAAKLDPLMRRIGLNIYAGRITRPNAPIPRDRGVIERYSSLETTSSRGLELVFFPICIAALIVLNTMLNSVFERIKEIHIFSSIGLAPSHIGMLFIAEALVYAVLGSVAGYLLGQLTSKLLVWTGWLPDLYLNFSSMSAVMTTVVVVAVVLLSTLYPARRAADVATPAIERTWRVPEPQGDDWVIPMPFAVTGAQAAGLNSFLSEWFSAYEEYSIGDFVTQGVEEEEFDSEHGNAWRIKCMTWLAPFDLGVSQRVAIETAPSDTADVYAIRLLIHRESGDISNWKRVNRRFLNTLRKQFLIWRTLKHAERDKYLQEAAAPAAIDPNPAPAV